One genomic region from Prunus persica cultivar Lovell chromosome G3, Prunus_persica_NCBIv2, whole genome shotgun sequence encodes:
- the LOC18784453 gene encoding zinc transporter 8: MNILRQHSFLAFLCLLLILPTLVFGKCTCDKEEDEDRNKTEALKYKLAAIASILVASAIGVGIPTLGKNIPALHPDRNIFFLIKAFAAGVILATGFIHVLPDAFDKLTSPCLKENPWGKFPFTGFVAMVAAIGTLMVDASATSYYSRSHFKNNRAQPAESVGDEEKAGEHEDHMHVHTHATHGHAHGSVDTSPSTQLLRHRVISQVLELGIIVHSVIIGISLGASESPDTIRPLVAALTFHQFFEGMGLGGCISQAKFKARGVAIMALFFSLTTPVGIAIGIGISNVYEENSPTALIVEGVFNAASAGILIYMSLVDLLAADFMNPKMQSNGRLQAGANIALLLGAGCMSLLANWA, encoded by the exons ATGAACATACTTAGACAACATAGTTTCTTGGCATTCTTATGCCTCCTCCTTATACTTCCAACTTTAGTTTTCGGAAAGTGCACATGtgacaaagaagaagatgaggaccGGAACAAAACCGAAGCCCTCAAGTACAAACTGGCCGCGATTGCATCGATACTAGTTGCCAGTGCAATCGGTGTTGGCATTCCGACTCTTGGGAAGAACATCCCTGCTTTGCACCCCGACAGGaacatcttcttcctcattaAGGCCTTTGCAGCCGGTGTCATATTGGCTACCGGGTTCATACACGTGCTCCCAGATGCTTTTGATAAATTGACATCGCCTTGCCTTAAGGAGAATCCATGGGGGAAGTTCCCCTTCACTGGGTTTGTGGCCATGGTTGCTGCCATTGGGACCTTGATGGTGGATGCCTCTGCCACTTCTTATTACAGCAGGTCTCACTTCAAGAACAATAGGGCGCAGCCTGCGGAGAGCGTCGGAGATGAGGAGAAGGCTGGAGAGCATGAGGATCACATGCATGTTCATACTCATGCAACTCATGGTCATGCTCATGGTTCAGTTGACACTTCACCTTCAACACAACTTCTTAGGCACAGAGTGATTTCACAG GTTTTGGAATTGGGTATTATTGTGCATTCTGTCATTATTGGAATTTCTTTAGGTGCTTCTGAAAGTCCTGACACCATAAGGCCTCTTGTAGCTGCCTTGACCTTCCATCAGTTTTTCGAAGGCATGGGACTTGGTGGATGCATATCTCAG GCGAAATTTAAGGCTCGAGGAGTTGCAATCATGGCACTGTTCTTCTCTCTTACAACTCCTGTTGGAATTGCAATTGGTATCGGAATTTCAAATGTTTATGAAGAAAACAGCCCAACTGCCCTCATCGTTGAAGGCGTTTTCAACGCAGCATCAGCCGGTATCTTAATCTATATGTCCCTTGTTGATCTGCTAGCAGCTGATTTTATGAACCCAAAAATGCAGAGCAATGGAAGACTTCAAGCTGGGGCTAATATAGCTCTTCTTCTTGGAGCTGGTTGTATGTCTCTGCTAGCCAACTGGGCTTAA